A genome region from Spirochaetota bacterium includes the following:
- a CDS encoding cytochrome c family protein, which yields MNKKNVLIVCCIALLIPAIIVAQGVVKVKKTSLAPKQGTVTFDHQIHKNKGITDCKICHHTGNTAKKCGDSGCHFEAQNKGYNAIHSKCLGCHRTKGGKAPTLCMQCHKR from the coding sequence ATGAACAAAAAAAATGTGCTAATAGTATGCTGCATTGCACTCCTTATCCCTGCAATTATCGTTGCACAGGGAGTGGTAAAGGTTAAAAAAACCAGTTTGGCTCCAAAACAGGGTACCGTGACATTTGACCACCAGATACATAAAAATAAAGGCATAACTGATTGCAAAATTTGCCATCATACCGGCAATACTGCAAAAAAATGTGGTGACAGCGGCTGTCACTTTGAAGCGCAGAACAAGGGTTACAATGCCATACACAGCAAGTGTCTGGGTTGCCACAGGACAAAAGGTGGAAAAGCCCCTACATTGTGTATGCAATGCCATAAACGATAA